The genomic region CGTCCTCGAGCAGCCGCCCGCGGGCGAGCGCGGCGACGGTGAACCCGCCGTCGAGCCCCGGGATGAGCCGGCTCGACAGCAGCAGATACTCGGCGTCCGGCAGCTCCGTCACACCATCCATCCTGCCCCTCCCGTGCTCCCGCCCGCGGCGGGAACACCCTCCACCCCGCTCGAGAGATCCTCGGGGTGAGGGCGCAGGGATGTCCCTTCCCCGACGATCGGGGTGCAGGGGTCCCCGGCTCGGCGGGGAAGGGACATCCCGGAGCCCGGCAGCACCACGTCGGAGCTCGTCAGCTCACTCCCACTCGATCGTCCCCGGCGGCTTCGAGGTGACGTCGAGCACGACGCGGTTGACCTCGCGGACCTCGTTCGTGATGCGGTTGGAGATGCGCGACAGGACGTCGTACGGCAGGCGCGTCCAATCGGCGGTCATGGCGTCCTCGCTCGAGACGGGGCGCAGCACGATCGGATGCCCGTACGTGCGGCCGTCGCCCTGCACGCCCACCGAGCGGACGTCGGCGAGGAGCACGACGGGGCACTGCCAGATCTCGGCGTCGAGGCCGGCCTTGGTCAGCTCCTCGCGCGCGATCGCGTCGGCCTCGCGCAGGATGTCGAGTCGGTCGCCGGTGACCTCGCCGACGATGCGGATGCCGAGGCCCGGGCCGGGGAACGGCTGGCGGCCGACGATCGCGTCGGGGAGGCCGAGCTCGCGGCCGATCGCGCGCACCTCGTCCTTGAACAGGGTGCGCAGCGGCTCGACGAGCTCGAACTGCAGGTCCTCGGGGAGCCCGCCGACGTTGTGGTGGCTCTTGATGTTGGCGGTGCCGGTGCCGCCGCCGGACTCGACGACGTCGGGGTAGAGCGTCCCCTGCACGAGGAAGCGGATCGGCTCGCCGTCGGCCTTCGCCTCGTCGACGAGCTCGCGCTCGACCTGCTCGAAGGCGCGGATGAATTCGCGCCCGATGATCTTGCGCTTCTCCTCGGGGTCGCTGACACCGGCCAGGGCGGTGAGGAACGTCTCGCGCGCGTCGACGGTGACCAGGCGCACGCCGGTCGAGGCGACGTAGTCCTGCTCGACCTGCTCGCGCTCGCCCTTGCGGAGGAGCCCATGGTCGACGAAGACCGCGACGAGCTGGTCGCCGACGGCCTCGTGCACGAGGGCCGTCGACACGGCGGAGTCGACGCCGCCGGACAGCGCCGAGAGCACCCGGCCCGAGCCGACCTGCGCGCGGATGCGCTCGACCTGCTCGGCGATGACGTTTCCGCTGTTCCAGTCGGCGGGGAGCCCGGCCGCCTTCAGCAGGAAGTTCTCGATGATCTTCTGACCGTGGTCGGAGTGCTTGACCTCGGGGTGCCACTGCACGCCGTACATGCGGCGCGCGTCGCTGCCGAACGCGGCGACCGGCGTCGCGCCGGTGCGGGCGAGCACCTCGAAGCCGGCGGGCGGCAGCGAGACCTGGTCTCCGTGGCTCATCCACACGTTCTGCTCCACCGGCTGCCCGGCGAACAGCACGCTCTCTTCGTGCACGATGCTGGCGTCGGTGGCGCCGTACTCGCGCAGGCCGGTGTTGGCGACCTCGCCGCCGAGGGCCTGGGCCATGACCTGGAAGCCGTAGCAGATGCCGAGGGTGGGGACGTTCAGATCGAACACGCCGGGGTCGAGCCGCGGCGCGCCCTCTTCGTACACCGACGAGGGCCCGCCCGAGAGGATGATGCCGATCGGCTCCTTCTCGGCGATCTCGGAAGCGGATGCCGTGTGCGGCACGATCTCGCTGTACACGCCGGCCTCGCGCACACGGCGCGCGATCAGCTGGGCGTACTGGGCGCCGAAGTCGACGACGAGGACGGGGCGCTGGCTGGTCTCGGTCTGCTGGGTCACCGCTTGTTCTCCGTCGGGATCTCGTGGGTGAGGGACGAGCGCTCGGCCCGCGTGTGGAGCTCTTCGTCTTCGCGCTGCTTCAGGTACGCCTTGACCTCGCGGCCCACGATCGCCTCCATGAAGAACGACAGAAGCGGCACGATGCCGCCCGAGGCGAGCATAACGAGCCGCATGAAGTTCCACCGCATGAGGCTCCACACGCGGAAGCACGCGAAGAGGTACACGACGTAGAACCAGCCGTGGGCGACGAGGATGCCGAGCGACAGGTTGAATCCGTCGCCGGTGGACTCTCCGAACGCGTCGACAGGGGCGAACCACAGGAACCCGCCGGAGCCGCCCAGGAAGAGCTCGTACCCGAACCCGTACTTGACGATCATCTCGGCCACGAGCAGCAGCAGCATCGTGCCCGTGATGACGGACGCGATCTGGTAGAACTTCAGGGCTCCGCGGATCGCCGGGAACGAGGCGAGTTTGGGGGCGCGGGGCATGGCCTCCAGTCTAGTCCGCCGATCCCCGGGCGCCCGACGCGGGGTCATCGTCGCCGGCGGGCCCGGATGCGGCGGCAGCGGCATCCGCCTTCACGTCCTCGAGATCCTCGACTTCGCGCTCCCATTGGTCGCGCGCGAGGCGGTACCAGAGGTAGAAGGCGAACCCGGCGAAGATGGCCCACTCGGCGGCGTAGAACAGGTTCAGCCAGTTCACCGCACCGGACTCTTCGGGTGCCGGCGACGAGATCGCCTCGAGGCCGCCCCACGGCTCGTCCGACACGAGGTACGCGCGGTACACCGACAGGTCCTCGACGTCGTTCCACTGGCCCAGCAGCATGGCCGGCGACATGCGGTCCATCGCCCACGGATCGCCGTCCCGCGGCGGCAGCGACGTCCCCTCATCGGACACGAGGCGCCCCGTCAACTCGGCCGGCACGTCGACGTCGGTCGCGGCGGTCTGCTCCTCGAGATCGGCCGCCGCCTGCTGTGCGGCCTCGAGCGTGGGGGCCCAGCCGACCGCGACGGCGAGCGAGACGGGGTCGCCCTGGTCGAAGCCGCCCTCGCCGTCCCACAGCCGGAACTGGCCGGTGACCCAGTAGCCCTCGGCGCCGTCGTTGAAGCGCGATCCGACGATGAGGAAGTCGGTGTCGATCCACCAGCCGCTCACCGCGACCTTCTGGCCGACGAGCGGCTCGGGAAGGTACGCGCCGGGCTCGACGACCTCGTCGATCGGCCGCACCTCCTCGGTGACGCCGGGGGGCAGCGGGTCGGTGGTGATGGCGCGGGCGAGCTGCCACTGCCCGAGCCACGCGAACACGCCGGCGACGACGAGGCACAGCAGCAGCAGCGCGATCCAGCGGGGCCGGATCATGACCTCGCGCAGCGTCGGCGGGAAGACCTCGTCCTCCGGTTCGGCGATCCCTGTGCGGGCGGGCCCGTCGCCCTCCCCGAGGACGGCGTCGTCGGGTTCGCGGGCCGCCGCGTCCTCGGCCTCGGGGCCGGGCGATCCGTCCGCCGCGTCCTCGGCCTCGGGGCCGGGCGACCCGTCCGTCATCGTGTGGCGTACGGGGCCACGACGACCTCGACCCGCTGGAACTCCTTCAGGTCGGAGTAGCCGGTCGTGGCCATGGACTTGCGCAGCGCCCCGATCAGATTGGCCGTGCCGTCGGCGACGGGCGCCGGGCCGTACAGCACCGACTCCAGGGGGCCGACCTGGTCCACGGTCACGCGGCGGCCGCGCGGCAGGCGCGAGTGGTGCGCCTCGGGGCCCCAGTGGAACCCGCGCCCCGGAGCGTCGGTGGCACGCGCGAGCGCGACGCCGAGCATGACGGCATCCGCCCCCATGGCGAGCGCCTTGACGATGTCGCCGGACGTGCCCACTCCGCCGTCGGCGATGACGTGCACGTAGCGGCCGCCCGACTCGTCGAGGTAGTCGCGGCGGGCGCCGGCCACGTCGGCGACCGCGGTCGCCATCGGCATGTGCACGCCGAGGGTCGCGCGCGTGGTGGACGCCGCTCCCCCGCCGAAGCCGACGAGCACGCCGGCAGCTCCCGTGCGCATCAGGTGCAGGGCCGCGGTGTAGGTCGCGGCACCGCCGACGATGACGGGGACGTCCAGGTCGTAGATGAACTTCTTGAGGTTCAGCGGCTGCTCGACGCTCGAGACGTGCTCGGCGGAGACGGTGGTGCCGCGGATGACGAACAGGTCGACGCCTGCGGCCACGACCGTCTCGTACAGCTGCTGCGTGCGCTGCGGTGTGAGGGAACCGGCGACCGTGACCCCGGCCGCGCGGATCTCGGCGAGGCGGTCCCGCACGAGCTCGGGCTTGATCGGCTCGGAGTACAGCTCCTGCATGCGGCGCGTGGCGCCGGCATCCGGCAGAGACGCGATCTCCTCGAGCAGCGGCTCGGGGTCGTCGTAGCGCGTCCACAGGCCCTCGAGGTCGAGGACGCCCAGTCCGCCGAGCTTGCCGAGCATGATGGCGGTCGCGGGGCTGACGACCGAGTCCATCGGCGCGCCGAGCACGGGGATGTCGAACTGGAACGCGTCGATCGACCACGCCGTCGAGACGTCTTCGGGGTTGCGCGTGCGCCGCGAGGGCACGACCGCGATGTCGTCGAACGTGTACGCGCGGCGGGCGCGCTTGGCGCGGCCGAGTTCGATCTCCATGGTCACGCGACCAGCCTACCGTCCGGGGTCCCCCGCTACCCGAGGCGTGCGGGCGCTGCGCGCTTCGCACCGCTCACCGGCGGCGGCGAGCGCACATGCTCTGCCCGAGCGCACACGCCGCTCGCGTGCACGGCGTGTGCTCTCGGCGACAGCATGTGCTCTCGACGGCGAGCGGTGCTACGCCGCCGAGTACCGCCCGGACGCGACGGCGCGGGCGCGGGCCTTCGCCGCCTCCTCCTCGCGGTTCTTGGGCGGCGCGCTCGTGACGAGGTCGTCGAGCAGGTGCTGCGTGACATGGGCGATGTCGTGGACGGCGCGGTCGAAGGCCTCCTGGTTGGCCTTGGAGGGCCTGGTCGTGCCCGCGATCTTGCGCACGTACTGCAGCGCGGCGGCATGCACCTCGTCCGACGTGGCAGCCGGCTCGAAGTTGTGGAGGGTGTGGATGCTACGGCACATGCGGCCGACGATACGCCCGCGCGCGGCACGCATCGACACCCCGCGTCGGCGGTGGGATGATCGGCACGGGGGTGCCCGATGGCGGCGCGACGCTTGTTCACGCGGATGGATGCACGGCTGGGCGTGTGGCTGTACCGGCGCACGGACGGCAGGGCCCTGCGCGGCTCGGGTGCCTCGAGCGTTCTGCTGCTGACGACGCCGGGACGTCGGTCCGGCGAGCCGCGGTCGGCGTGCGTGGCGTCGCTGCGCGACGGCGACGCCTACGTGGTGTGGGGCACCGGCGCCGGCGCGCCACGCGATCCGGACTGGTTCCGAAACCTGCGCGCGGCCGGAGCGACGACCGTCCAGGAGGGCGGCCGGGAGTTCCCCGCGACGGTCCGGGAGCTCACCGGCGCCGAGCGGGACGCGCGCTGGGCCGAGATCGTCGCGAGCGTGCCGGGCGTCTCCCGCTACGCGGCCAAGGCAGGCCGCACGATCCCCGTGGCGATACTGACGCCGCTCGCGGGCTGAGTCGGCCGCCGCCGGCATCCGCTCCCCTCGCATGCGGGCGACGCGGTGGGCATCGGGACTCGGAGAGACACCGCGTCGTCGGAGCGTCGGGGCCGGACGATCCGTCGGACGGCGTACGCTCCGAATCCCGGAGCAGCCGCACGTCAGCATTCTGTAACCGGCGCGACGGGCGGGCCCCTGCCAGGCTGGAGCCGTGGACACCAGCGGCGAAAGAGCGGATGCCGGAAGCCCGGCGGGCCGCCGGCGCGGGCCGCAGCCCTCCGCGCCCGACCGTGCGACCGGCTCCGGGGACGGCGAGAGCGCTCGCTCGCTCGCGGGAATCATCGGGCTGATCGTCACGGTGCTGCTCATCGCGGCATCCGTCATCGTCCCGGCCGCGACCGGCTGGAACGTCCGCGCCGGGCACTTCCCGCCGCTGCACGCGATATGGGACCCGGGCATCGGGCCCGGCACGCCCGCGGCGATCCTGCTGGCGGTCCTCACCGTCGTGTACGCGCCGCGCGCCGCCGGGTGGTCGTGGCGCCGCCTGCTGTGGGTCGTCTACGGCTGGGGCGTCGCGTGGATGCTGGCGCTCGGGCTCATCGACGGCTGGTACGGCATCGGCGGCATCCTCGACGAGAAGACCGAGTACCTGCGCACCGCCCGCATCGTCGTCGCGGATGTCCCGGCCTTCCTCAGCGGCTTCATCGAGCGCATCCCGATCGACGCCGAGGACAACTGGGCCGTGCACGTGGCCGGCCACCCTCCGGGCGCGACGCTGTTCTTCGTCGCGCTGGTGGCGATCGGGCTCGGCGGTGCGATCGCGGCCGGCATCGTCATCACGCTCATCGCGGGGACGACCGCGATCGCGGTGCTGCAGACGACACGGCTGCTCGGGTCCGAGGACCTCGCGCGGCGCGCCGCGCCGTTCCTGGCCGTGGGCCCGGCCGCCATCTGGATGTGCGTTTCGGCGGACGCGATGTTCGCGGCCGTCGCCGCGTGGGCGACGTTCGTGCTCGCGATCGCCGCGACCACCCGGCGCACCGGTGTGATGATCGCGGGCTCGCTCGGGGCAGGGCTGCTGTACGGGTACTGCGTCATGATGTCCTACGGCCTGCCGCTGCTGGCCGTGCTCGCCCTCACGGTGCTGTGGCTCGCCCGCTCGTGGCACCCGATCCCGTGGGTGGCCGCGGGCGGACTCGCCGTCGTCCTGGCGTTCGCGGCTTTCGGCTTCGCGTGGTGGGAGGCCTTCCCCGTGCTGCGGGAGCGCTACTGGGCGGGGATCGCGAGCGATCGCCCCGGCGCCTATTGGACGTGGGCGGACCTCGCGGCGGTCGCCGTGAGCGCGGGGCCGTGGGTCGGCGCCGGGATCGGAGCGGCCGTCGTCGACGGCATCCGCCCCACCGCCGAGCCCCGCGGCCGTCGCGCGGTCGCGATGCTCGCCCTCGCGGGCGTGGCGATGTGCCTGCTGGCGACGGCGTCGCAGATGAGCCGCGCCGAGGTGGAGCGGATCTGGCTGCCGTTCGTGCCGTGGATGCTCGTGGGCACGGCGCTGCTGCCGATGCGGTGGCAGCGCGCGGGGCTCATCGTGCAGGTCTCGAGCGCGCTCGTGGTGCTGCACCTGCTGTTCACACGTTGGTGAACAGCGAGAATCAGCGCTTGTAGTTGGGCGCCTCGACGACGATCTGCACGTCGTGCGGGTGCGACTCCTTGAGGCCGGCCGAGGTGATGCGGACGAACTTGCCCTTCGCCTTCAGCTCGTCGACGGTGCGGGCGCCGACGTAGAACATGGACTGACGCAGGCCCCCGACCAGCTGATACGCCACGGCCGAGACCGGACCGCGATAGGCGACCTGGCCCTCGATGCCCTCGGGGATGAGCTTGTCGTCGTTGGGGACGTCGGCCTGGAAGTAGCGGTCCTTGGAGTAGGACGTCTTCTTGCCGCGCGTCTGCAGCGCGCCGAGGGATCCCATGCCGCGGTACAGCTTGAACTGCTTGCCGCCCTGGAAGACCACCTCTCCCGGCGACTCGTCGGTGCCGGCCAGCAGCGACCCCAGCATGACGCTGTCGGCGCCGGCGACGAGCGCCTTGGCGATGTCGCCGGAGTACTGCAGGCCACCGTCGGCGATGACCGGGATGCCGGCCTCGCGGGCGGCCAGCGACGCCTCGTAGATCGCCGTGACCTGGGGCACGCCCACGCCCGCGACGATGCGCGTCGTGCAGATCGAGCCCGGGCCGACGCCGACCTTGACGGCGTCGACACCCGCGTCGATGAGCGCCTGGGCTCCCTCGCGCGTGGCGACGTTGCCGCCGATGACGTCGATGTGGTCGAACGTGGGGTCGGCCTTGATGCGGCGGACCATGTCGATGACGCCCGCGGACTGCCCGTTGGCGGTGTCGACGACGACGACGTCGACACCGGCGTCGCGCAGCGCCTCGGCGCGCTCCCACGCGTCGCCGAAGAAGCCGATGGCCGCGCCGACGCGCAGACGCCCGTGCTCGTCCTTGGTCGCGAGCGGATACTTCTCGCTCTTGTCGAAGTCCTTGATCGTGATCAGGCCCGCGAGCTTGCCGTCGTCGTCGATGAGCGGGAGCTTCTCGACGCGGTGCTCGGCGAACAGCGCGATGACCTCGTTGGCGCCGATGCCGACCTTGCCGGTCACCAGGCCCTCGCTGGTCATGACGTCCTTGACGAGGGTCGTCTGCCGCTCGAAGCCCGACACGAAGCGCATGTCGCGGTTGGTGACGATGCCGACGAGGCGGCCGCCCTCGTCGATCACCGGCAGACCCGAGATGCGGTACTGCGCGCACAGCCCGTCGACCTCTTCGATCGTGGCGTCGGGGGTCGTGGTGATCGGGTCGGTGATCATGCCCGACTCACTGCGCTTGACGCGGTCGACCATCTTGGCCTGGTCGGCGATGGAGAGATTGCGGTGGATGATCCCGATGCCGCCCTCGCG from Microbacter sp. GSS18 harbors:
- the guaA gene encoding glutamine-hydrolyzing GMP synthase, with the protein product MTQQTETSQRPVLVVDFGAQYAQLIARRVREAGVYSEIVPHTASASEIAEKEPIGIILSGGPSSVYEEGAPRLDPGVFDLNVPTLGICYGFQVMAQALGGEVANTGLREYGATDASIVHEESVLFAGQPVEQNVWMSHGDQVSLPPAGFEVLARTGATPVAAFGSDARRMYGVQWHPEVKHSDHGQKIIENFLLKAAGLPADWNSGNVIAEQVERIRAQVGSGRVLSALSGGVDSAVSTALVHEAVGDQLVAVFVDHGLLRKGEREQVEQDYVASTGVRLVTVDARETFLTALAGVSDPEEKRKIIGREFIRAFEQVERELVDEAKADGEPIRFLVQGTLYPDVVESGGGTGTANIKSHHNVGGLPEDLQFELVEPLRTLFKDEVRAIGRELGLPDAIVGRQPFPGPGLGIRIVGEVTGDRLDILREADAIAREELTKAGLDAEIWQCPVVLLADVRSVGVQGDGRTYGHPIVLRPVSSEDAMTADWTRLPYDVLSRISNRITNEVREVNRVVLDVTSKPPGTIEWE
- a CDS encoding DUF3817 domain-containing protein → MPRAPKLASFPAIRGALKFYQIASVITGTMLLLLVAEMIVKYGFGYELFLGGSGGFLWFAPVDAFGESTGDGFNLSLGILVAHGWFYVVYLFACFRVWSLMRWNFMRLVMLASGGIVPLLSFFMEAIVGREVKAYLKQREDEELHTRAERSSLTHEIPTENKR
- a CDS encoding SURF1 family cytochrome oxidase biogenesis protein, translating into MTDGSPGPEAEDAADGSPGPEAEDAAAREPDDAVLGEGDGPARTGIAEPEDEVFPPTLREVMIRPRWIALLLLCLVVAGVFAWLGQWQLARAITTDPLPPGVTEEVRPIDEVVEPGAYLPEPLVGQKVAVSGWWIDTDFLIVGSRFNDGAEGYWVTGQFRLWDGEGGFDQGDPVSLAVAVGWAPTLEAAQQAAADLEEQTAATDVDVPAELTGRLVSDEGTSLPPRDGDPWAMDRMSPAMLLGQWNDVEDLSVYRAYLVSDEPWGGLEAISSPAPEESGAVNWLNLFYAAEWAIFAGFAFYLWYRLARDQWEREVEDLEDVKADAAAAASGPAGDDDPASGARGSAD
- a CDS encoding GuaB3 family IMP dehydrogenase-related protein, which encodes MEIELGRAKRARRAYTFDDIAVVPSRRTRNPEDVSTAWSIDAFQFDIPVLGAPMDSVVSPATAIMLGKLGGLGVLDLEGLWTRYDDPEPLLEEIASLPDAGATRRMQELYSEPIKPELVRDRLAEIRAAGVTVAGSLTPQRTQQLYETVVAAGVDLFVIRGTTVSAEHVSSVEQPLNLKKFIYDLDVPVIVGGAATYTAALHLMRTGAAGVLVGFGGGAASTTRATLGVHMPMATAVADVAGARRDYLDESGGRYVHVIADGGVGTSGDIVKALAMGADAVMLGVALARATDAPGRGFHWGPEAHHSRLPRGRRVTVDQVGPLESVLYGPAPVADGTANLIGALRKSMATTGYSDLKEFQRVEVVVAPYATR
- a CDS encoding DUF2277 domain-containing protein; its protein translation is MCRSIHTLHNFEPAATSDEVHAAALQYVRKIAGTTRPSKANQEAFDRAVHDIAHVTQHLLDDLVTSAPPKNREEEAAKARARAVASGRYSAA
- a CDS encoding nitroreductase/quinone reductase family protein produces the protein MDARLGVWLYRRTDGRALRGSGASSVLLLTTPGRRSGEPRSACVASLRDGDAYVVWGTGAGAPRDPDWFRNLRAAGATTVQEGGREFPATVRELTGAERDARWAEIVASVPGVSRYAAKAGRTIPVAILTPLAG
- the guaB gene encoding IMP dehydrogenase: MEQHDPFGFVGLTYDDVLLLPGHTDVIPSEADTSSHVTRRITVATPLISAAMDTVTETRLAIAIAREGGIGIIHRNLSIADQAKMVDRVKRSESGMITDPITTTPDATIEEVDGLCAQYRISGLPVIDEGGRLVGIVTNRDMRFVSGFERQTTLVKDVMTSEGLVTGKVGIGANEVIALFAEHRVEKLPLIDDDGKLAGLITIKDFDKSEKYPLATKDEHGRLRVGAAIGFFGDAWERAEALRDAGVDVVVVDTANGQSAGVIDMVRRIKADPTFDHIDVIGGNVATREGAQALIDAGVDAVKVGVGPGSICTTRIVAGVGVPQVTAIYEASLAAREAGIPVIADGGLQYSGDIAKALVAGADSVMLGSLLAGTDESPGEVVFQGGKQFKLYRGMGSLGALQTRGKKTSYSKDRYFQADVPNDDKLIPEGIEGQVAYRGPVSAVAYQLVGGLRQSMFYVGARTVDELKAKGKFVRITSAGLKESHPHDVQIVVEAPNYKR